The following are encoded in a window of Phaseolus vulgaris cultivar G19833 chromosome 3, P. vulgaris v2.0, whole genome shotgun sequence genomic DNA:
- the LOC137807846 gene encoding WAT1-related protein At4g15540-like yields MEEMGVGRRLLKWSPFAAMIMVECLDVGLSTLGKAAMNRGMNHFVFVLYSNAIATLILLPLAFFINRTTRPPLSLALLCKFFLVGALCITVMQNCVFTAIDYSSPTLGSAMSNLSPAATFVLAVIFGMEKLNIGSSISQIKVTGTLLSISGALLVTLYKGFPITSFRIQHSPSQPLSSLLAQTSNWTIGGLFFAAASLSLALSNITQASILKGYSSQSTVVAFYCMFGTIQTAILSLIVVRDPNDWKISPGIELVSIFYSAIIGNVVTFSVLTWCIKRKGPVFVSLFKPVGIAIADFSSVIFLGETLHVGSVLGAVIIAIGFYTVLWAQSKEENAKGLQVDGQSFPSSQESPLLETIRESNVLA; encoded by the exons ATGGAAGAAATGGGAGTTGGAAGAAGGTTGCTGAAATGGAGTCCATTTGCAGCCATGATCATGGTTGAGTGCCTTGATGTGGGACTCTCCACTTTAGGTAAAGCAGCCATGAACAGAGGAATGAACCATTTTGTCTTTGTTCTCTACTCCAACGCCATTGCTACCCTCATACTCCTCCCTCTCGCTTTCTTCATCAACAG AACCACAAGACCGCCCCTTTCTTTAGCTCTACTCTGCAAGTTCTTCCTCGTGGGCGCTCTTTG CATAACTGTTATGCAGAATTGTGTTTTCACCGCCATTGACTACAGCTCTCCCACTCTTGGATCCGCCATGAGCAATTTGTCTCCAGCCGCCACTTTTGTGCTTGCGGTCATCTTTGG GATGGAGAAGTTGAATATTGGAAGCTCAATCAGCCAGATCAAGGTCACGGGCACACTGCTATCCATCTCTGGAGCATTACTGGTGACCCTTTACAAGGGCTTTCCCATCACCAGCTTTCGAATTCAACACTCTCCATCACAACCATTGTCATCTTTGTTGGCTCAAACAAGTAACTGGACCATTGGGGGTCTCTTCTTTGCGGCTGCTTCTCTCTCTCTCGCACTCTCGAATATTACTCAG GCATCAATTCTTAAAGGATATTCATCACAGTCAACCGTAGTAGCCTTCTATTGCATGTTTGGAACTATCCAAACTGCAATACTATCTCTCATTGTTGTCAGGGATCCAAATGACTGGAAAATAAGCCCCGGCATTGAGCTCGTGTCTATATTCTATTCA GCTATTATCGGAAATGTGGTGACATTTTCAGTACTGACTTGGTGCATAAAAAGGAAAGGACCTGTATTTGTTAGCTTGTTCAAGCCTGTGGGGATTGCCATAGCTGACTTTTCGAGCGTTATCTTCCTTGGTGAAACGCTTCATGTTGGCAG TGTCCTAGGCGCAGTGATAATCGCAATCGGATTTTACACAGTATTGTGGGCACAATCCAAAGAGGAAAACGCAAAAGGCCTCCAAGTTGATGGACAATCATTCCCATCTTCCCAAGAGAGTCCTCTACTGGAGACAATCCGTGAAAGCAATGTTTTAGCATAA